In Thermococcus chitonophagus, the genomic stretch TTTAGCTGGAACTGGAAAGCCCATGTGAGCAAGTATTACTACCTGCAGGGTGAGCTCAAGTAGGGATGTTTTACCACCGCTATTTGCACCAGTTAAAACCACGATATTTGCTTCCTGAATTCCATTAAATGGGTCTTTGGCTTTACCTATAAAATAGCTCACCGGCTGTGGGTTCTCTATGAACAGGTTCCTTCCCTCAACGAACCCTATTCCGCCTTCCTCTATCCTGGGGAAGACAAAACCCCGAGAGAACTCCTTTACGGCGAGGAAGAATTCGAGCTCGTAAGCCCTCTTAATTTCCTCTTTTAACTTTGGAAGAAGGGGCAGAATTTCCTCAACTATCTCCCTAGACTTGAGGTACAGCTCGATCTTCACTTCTCTTTCAAGCTCCCTCCTTATTCCCTCCACAATGTCAGGGCTAACCTCTATGGGATACTCCCTGGGGAAGACTTCAACGTAAACTCCCAACTTCTCGCTTATCCTCTCCTCAGCCTTCCTAATCTCATCAAGTATCTCATCATTTAGGCTTGAGAACTTCGAGAGTAAAAAATCCACATCTCCAGACTTCAAGGCCTTTAAAAATTCAACGAGATCCCTACCGCTCAGCGTTAGCTTGAACTTCTCGAGTTTTTCCTCTATGGCCTCATTTAATCTCCTCTCCTCCTCGGCTATAAACTCCTCGATCCTCTCAATGGCCTCCTTCTTTCTCATGACCTCTTCGAGTGGTTCTAAGGCCTCAAGTATCTTTCCAGCTACACCCCCAGGGAAAAGTTTTGCCAAAGCCTCAAGGACATCCCGGTTCTCCCACAGGGGCATTACGTAAAGTTCGGGAGCAACGTCATAGGGCTTTAACTCCACCTCAATGCCGTAGCCAATTGTGCTTAAGACAAAGTCGTAACCTTCAACTGGCTCCGTAGAGACCATGCAGAGGCCCAGCTTTTCGGCTTCCTCAACTTCCTCCTCGCTGACTATGAGAACCCTATCGTGCAGGTAGTCTCTCCTAAACCTTATCGACCTTATCTTCCCTATGTACTCTTTAACCTCCTCACTTACATTTTCCATTCCTTTCCTCAAATACTCCTGCCTTCGCAGGATTTCTTCTTTATTAGAGGTTGGAGCAAAATCATCGAGAAGCTTTTTCGCTTCTTCATGCTTGATTTTATCGAGGATTATTTTCCTTATCGCCTTGTAGATCTCCCTTGCATCTCCCCTGAGCTTCATTGCAAGTCCCTCGGCGGAACTATAATCCCGAGCTCTGTTATTATCCCCCTTATGAACCTCCAGGGAGTCACATCAAAGAGAACGTTTCTAACTTCAAACTCACCCCTCCTGAGCGGCCTCTCCAGCAATTCCACGTCTTCAGCTTTCTGACTTGGGTGGAACTTGTAAGTTTCGGCTGCGACGTAGAAGGGAACGCCATTTTCGTGGCAAGCTAGAGCCAAGAGATAAGTGCCGGCTTTGTTAACAACGTAGCCATCTTTGGTCACCATATCCGCTCCAACCAACGCGAGCGTAGCCCTCTTGCAGAACAGGCCTATCTGTGAGTCTGTTATTATCTCGAAATCTATACCCAGGGATTCTAACTCTTCAGCCAGCTTCAGTCCTTCATAATCAGGGGCGCTCTCGGTGAGGATAACCTTAAACTCCTTCCCGCGGATTTTTGCGAGCTTAAATATCTCAAGAACCGCTGAAGACAGCGAGTGGGTAATCACCACATCCCCAGGATCGATGAGCTGAGCCCCTATAGAGGCAAGCTCCCTCTTTGCCTCCTCTATCCTCCTGAGGAACTCCTCGGCCCTTGCAATTATCTTCTCCCTGTCATTGGTTACCGGAAAGAACCTGACGAGATTATGTAGGGAAGCCATGCTGGGGTTTACCCTCACGATCTCCTCCTTAAGCTCCCTGATTGCATCCTCCAAGAGGGACTCATCGATCTCCCTCGCGAGAACGAGAAAGGCTTCGGCACCTCTCTTTGCTAGCCAGCTCGCTCCCTTTATCCTCTCTTCCATCATCTCCTTGAGTATTGAGAGAACACTATCCGGAAGCATGGCTACCAGCCTTCCATGAACCTTATCCCCTTGCCCTCCATGAACTCCACGACTTCTTTAACTTTAGCCTCGTCCTCGGCGAATATTATTATCCCAATGAACTTGCCGAAACCCTTTGGGGAGGAGTGGATCTTAACCCTAAACCTCTCAATGGCCTCATTCAGTATGGGAGCAAGCTTGCTCTCATCTGTTATCTCTGCCAGAAACTTCTTCTGGATGAACTTCCTCTCTCCTATCCTGGGGAGGACTTCCCTCTCAAGCATAGCCTTCATTTCCCTGGGCATCCCGGGGAGGACGAAAATCTTAACCCCTTCATATTCTATGTACGCTCCAGGGGCAGCTCCTTCAGTGTTCTCTAGAGGAGTGGCACCCTCCGGGAGGTAGGCCATCTTCTTTCTCGCCTCGTTAAGCGTTGGATCGTCAATTAAGCCATTCCTGTGAAGTTCTTCATAAAACTGCTTTATCCTCTCCAAGCAATCCTCGCACAGTACAAGATCTCTACCCAAGGCCTTTGCAACGGCGAGCATGGTTACGTCATCATGGGTCGGCCCTAAACCTCCAGAGATTACGAGAACTGAAGGCTTCCTGTTAAGTATCTCCCTTATAACACTCATTATTTCCCCAACATCATCACCAACAGTA encodes the following:
- a CDS encoding translation initiation factor eIF-2B alpha/beta/delta subunit family protein (eIF-2BA; catalyzes the binding of GTP to IF2), which gives rise to MLPDSVLSILKEMMEERIKGASWLAKRGAEAFLVLAREIDESLLEDAIRELKEEIVRVNPSMASLHNLVRFFPVTNDREKIIARAEEFLRRIEEAKRELASIGAQLIDPGDVVITHSLSSAVLEIFKLAKIRGKEFKVILTESAPDYEGLKLAEELESLGIDFEIITDSQIGLFCKRATLALVGADMVTKDGYVVNKAGTYLLALACHENGVPFYVAAETYKFHPSQKAEDVELLERPLRRGEFEVRNVLFDVTPWRFIRGIITELGIIVPPRDLQ
- a CDS encoding P-loop NTPase family protein, producing MKLRGDAREIYKAIRKIILDKIKHEEAKKLLDDFAPTSNKEEILRRQEYLRKGMENVSEEVKEYIGKIRSIRFRRDYLHDRVLIVSEEEVEEAEKLGLCMVSTEPVEGYDFVLSTIGYGIEVELKPYDVAPELYVMPLWENRDVLEALAKLFPGGVAGKILEALEPLEEVMRKKEAIERIEEFIAEEERRLNEAIEEKLEKFKLTLSGRDLVEFLKALKSGDVDFLLSKFSSLNDEILDEIRKAEERISEKLGVYVEVFPREYPIEVSPDIVEGIRRELEREVKIELYLKSREIVEEILPLLPKLKEEIKRAYELEFFLAVKEFSRGFVFPRIEEGGIGFVEGRNLFIENPQPVSYFIGKAKDPFNGIQEANIVVLTGANSGGKTSLLELTLQVVILAHMGFPVPAKEAWIEPLDEVFFFKRKRAVYGAGAFENSLKALVRSLKGKGRKLILIDEFEAITEPGAAVKILAEMLRIAHEKGFYVIIVSHLGEDLKKELPFARVDGIEASGLDENLNLIVNRQPKFGVIGRSTPELIVERLAKKGRGEEKEILLRVLGRFRNGTKNEHT
- a CDS encoding molybdopterin-binding protein, with the translated sequence MIAEVLTIGDELLTGNTIDSNSAYIAQRLTERGYWVRRITTVGDDVGEIMSVIREILNRKPSVLVISGGLGPTHDDVTMLAVAKALGRDLVLCEDCLERIKQFYEELHRNGLIDDPTLNEARKKMAYLPEGATPLENTEGAAPGAYIEYEGVKIFVLPGMPREMKAMLEREVLPRIGERKFIQKKFLAEITDESKLAPILNEAIERFRVKIHSSPKGFGKFIGIIIFAEDEAKVKEVVEFMEGKGIRFMEGW